In Terriglobales bacterium, a genomic segment contains:
- a CDS encoding response regulator has protein sequence MSAGMSGKEKKTKVLVADDDQSVRLLLGELLDKAGYTVTVVPDGVAAIAQIRKKPFDLVMLDVHMPGMGGLEVLQKLKDLGRRSKVIIMTADNTPETLLQAVREQADRYVPKPFRTQALLELVNETLEERPPATPIEVVSARPHWVELVVPCERPVADRIQGFMMALKADLPDEVRNAVGDAFREMLLNAIEWGGKLDPTRKVRISYLRAQRMLMYRIADPGAGFHFEGLEHAAISNPPEDPIRHMRVRDEKGLRAGGFGILMTQQKVDEVLYNEKQNEVVLIKYLD, from the coding sequence ATGTCTGCTGGAATGAGCGGCAAGGAGAAGAAGACCAAGGTCCTGGTTGCCGACGACGACCAGTCCGTCCGGCTCCTGCTGGGCGAACTCCTGGACAAGGCGGGATACACCGTAACCGTGGTCCCGGACGGAGTGGCTGCCATCGCCCAGATTCGCAAGAAGCCGTTCGACCTGGTGATGCTCGATGTCCACATGCCGGGCATGGGCGGCCTGGAAGTGCTTCAGAAGCTGAAAGACCTGGGAAGGCGTTCGAAGGTCATCATCATGACCGCAGACAACACTCCGGAAACGCTGCTCCAGGCGGTACGCGAGCAGGCCGACCGCTATGTCCCCAAGCCGTTTCGCACTCAGGCGCTGTTGGAGCTGGTGAATGAGACGCTCGAGGAACGTCCGCCCGCCACGCCCATCGAGGTGGTCTCGGCGCGGCCGCATTGGGTGGAACTTGTGGTTCCTTGTGAGCGCCCCGTGGCCGACCGCATCCAGGGCTTCATGATGGCGCTGAAGGCCGACCTGCCGGATGAGGTGCGCAATGCCGTCGGGGATGCCTTCCGCGAAATGTTGCTCAATGCCATCGAGTGGGGCGGCAAACTCGACCCCACGCGCAAGGTGCGCATCTCTTACCTGCGCGCCCAGCGCATGCTCATGTACCGCATCGCCGACCCGGGCGCCGGCTTCCACTTCGAAGGCCTGGAGCACGCCGCCATCAGCAACCCACCCGAGGACCCCATCCGGCACATGCGGGTGCGCGATGAAAAAGGCCTGCGCGCGGGCGGCTTCGGCATCCTGATGACGCAGCAGAAGGTGGATGAAGTGCTCTACAACGAGAAGCAGAACGAAGTCGTGCTGATCAAGTACCTGGACTGA
- a CDS encoding glycosyltransferase family 87 protein: MKNRARKWLPWLALAALLTVQGLTLVELRPRILGGEVDFTAFYSAARVVAEGRGADLYKFDTQREFQRDFPARRTPLLFYHPPFELLLFLPLAWLPYVPAYAAWMALNLGVLACLAWLPHPYADVFPRFRGLLPLVLALAFFPITVALMQGQDSILLLCVFTLAWMALRRGQSFHAGCILALGLFKFQFVLPFMVALAVRRKWKALKGFLFTGLGLGLVSLVPVGWPGARSYVEFLLEINQHLAYGTIRPVSMPNLRGLMAALGTGLPVLWLSVTTAILSLCLLALVVRYWPPEEHRAADSLDLAFAVNLIATLLVSYHLNVHDLALLFLAMLLVVRYLVATSGHRRPAGRALLACLLLLFFPPLLMPSDATMPPPVVWVLLVMVGALVSELRAASRLHLSAA, encoded by the coding sequence ATGAAGAATCGCGCTCGCAAGTGGCTGCCCTGGCTGGCGCTCGCCGCCTTGTTGACCGTACAGGGCCTCACGCTGGTTGAGCTTCGGCCGCGCATCCTGGGCGGGGAAGTTGACTTTACGGCGTTCTACAGCGCCGCTCGCGTGGTGGCGGAGGGACGCGGTGCCGATCTCTACAAGTTCGATACGCAACGCGAATTCCAGCGCGACTTCCCGGCACGTCGCACGCCGCTGCTCTTTTACCATCCGCCGTTCGAGCTGTTGCTCTTCCTGCCGCTCGCGTGGCTGCCTTATGTGCCGGCCTACGCTGCGTGGATGGCACTGAACCTGGGAGTGCTGGCCTGCTTGGCTTGGCTTCCACATCCTTACGCGGATGTCTTCCCCCGCTTCCGTGGATTGCTGCCCCTGGTGCTGGCACTGGCCTTCTTCCCTATTACGGTCGCCCTGATGCAGGGCCAGGATTCCATTCTGCTGCTGTGCGTCTTCACCCTGGCCTGGATGGCATTGCGCCGCGGTCAATCCTTCCACGCCGGGTGCATACTGGCGTTGGGGTTGTTCAAGTTTCAGTTCGTGTTGCCCTTCATGGTGGCGCTGGCCGTGCGCAGGAAATGGAAGGCGCTCAAGGGATTTCTGTTTACGGGCCTGGGACTGGGCCTTGTGTCGCTCGTTCCCGTGGGATGGCCAGGCGCACGGAGCTACGTGGAGTTCCTGCTGGAGATCAACCAGCACCTGGCCTACGGCACCATCCGTCCCGTCAGCATGCCCAACCTTCGCGGCCTCATGGCAGCGCTAGGTACCGGGTTGCCGGTGTTGTGGCTGAGTGTGACCACGGCCATCCTGTCGCTGTGCTTGCTGGCGCTGGTTGTACGGTACTGGCCGCCAGAGGAGCACAGGGCTGCCGATTCGCTCGATCTGGCATTCGCGGTGAACCTGATCGCCACCTTGCTGGTCAGCTACCACCTGAACGTCCACGACCTGGCATTGCTCTTCCTGGCGATGCTGCTGGTCGTTCGATACCTGGTTGCCACGAGCGGACATCGACGACCGGCCGGCAGGGCGCTGCTGGCATGCCTGCTCTTGCTGTTCTTCCCTCCGCTGCTGATGCCCTCCGACGCGACCATGCCTCCACCCGTCGTCTGGGTATTGCTGGTCATGGTCGGCGCCCTGGTGAGCGAATTGCGCGCCGCTAGCCGCCTTCATCTGTCGGCCGCCTGA
- a CDS encoding M28 family peptidase: MASEAHTQPATLRVERWLRQVEACARRPVEERVTELLAAVRAGAERYVAEDWDQANERHAEEFIASLEREFTGRVFLTARPRERETGTGPHPGDDTLAPESLPGDGDQPVVIVERQRLHPVARRTTGYNYIFTVPGERPERLILVAHYDTWRGPGADDNTTGEEITKQYLLSDLRATRRPPLTHTYILAGSEECGLIGFTSQMLLALGIGLANQALAKGVWALTLLGAALIPLAKYRFGVSGSREYVESLSPDELARIQSVISVDSVGEGRMYIPESSLGADFVRAFLPFPGYPALNDLLEEAAHLNGIKYNTFIAGGTTDHISFLEVNSGLRDRLGDWLGCPRWLGCHQHGKRKIPASALVCLMPGKASPLVFGGKIHTPADTPDRVYPGPLSEALRILDYWFYRMHGGPRLAEPRDFSEYHYAQLFRVTSAAGGQGEQYWLALKDAIEPNRRNLNGLYRVEAEVRGHRAVCRNPQILTWGVHTRLRHEVQDQIKNTGGNWKTVPVNDLQMETPSGTLHYSATGRGPLHGVEALLQESFGEFERFMGSNTFLTFFAIAFLLAKCVDVVLMNLFGRFAAFADWFFDWFAITLPMTVAAQLAVLLWLIGKKIPTMIDNAYRHLNKADNLRSLRRVA, encoded by the coding sequence GTGGCTTCCGAGGCGCATACCCAACCCGCCACGCTGCGTGTGGAACGCTGGCTGCGCCAGGTGGAAGCCTGCGCGCGGCGTCCGGTGGAGGAGCGCGTGACCGAGCTGCTGGCCGCGGTGCGCGCAGGCGCAGAGCGCTACGTCGCCGAAGACTGGGATCAGGCCAACGAGCGCCACGCCGAAGAGTTCATTGCCTCACTGGAGCGTGAGTTTACAGGGCGCGTGTTCTTGACGGCGCGCCCGCGCGAACGCGAGACGGGCACCGGGCCTCACCCGGGCGATGACACTCTCGCGCCGGAATCGCTCCCGGGCGACGGCGACCAGCCGGTGGTCATCGTCGAGCGGCAGCGGCTGCATCCGGTAGCGCGGCGCACGACGGGCTACAACTACATCTTCACTGTACCCGGCGAGCGGCCGGAGCGGCTCATCCTGGTGGCGCACTACGACACCTGGCGCGGCCCCGGGGCCGACGACAACACCACCGGCGAAGAAATCACCAAGCAGTACCTGCTCAGTGACCTGCGCGCAACCCGCCGCCCGCCTCTCACCCATACCTACATTCTGGCCGGCTCGGAAGAATGCGGACTGATCGGCTTTACGTCGCAGATGCTGTTGGCGCTCGGCATCGGCTTGGCCAACCAGGCGCTGGCCAAGGGCGTCTGGGCGCTGACGCTGCTGGGAGCCGCGCTGATCCCGCTGGCGAAGTACCGCTTCGGGGTTTCCGGCTCGCGGGAGTATGTCGAGAGCCTGTCGCCCGACGAGCTGGCGCGCATCCAGTCGGTGATTTCCGTGGATTCGGTCGGGGAAGGCCGCATGTATATCCCGGAGTCTTCGCTGGGCGCCGATTTCGTGCGCGCCTTCCTTCCCTTCCCGGGTTATCCCGCGCTGAACGACCTGCTGGAAGAAGCGGCGCACCTGAACGGCATCAAGTACAACACCTTCATCGCCGGCGGCACCACGGATCACATCAGTTTCCTGGAGGTGAACAGCGGGCTGCGCGACCGTTTGGGCGACTGGCTGGGCTGCCCGCGCTGGCTGGGCTGCCACCAACACGGCAAGCGAAAGATCCCCGCTTCGGCGCTGGTCTGCCTGATGCCCGGTAAGGCATCGCCTTTGGTGTTCGGTGGAAAAATCCATACGCCTGCCGATACGCCGGACCGCGTCTATCCCGGGCCGCTCTCGGAGGCGCTGCGCATCCTCGACTACTGGTTCTATCGCATGCACGGTGGCCCGCGACTGGCCGAGCCACGCGACTTTTCCGAATACCACTACGCGCAACTGTTCCGCGTGACCTCGGCCGCGGGCGGGCAGGGCGAGCAATACTGGCTCGCGCTCAAGGACGCCATCGAGCCCAACCGCCGCAACCTGAACGGGCTGTACCGGGTGGAAGCGGAAGTTCGCGGCCACCGCGCCGTCTGCCGCAATCCGCAGATCCTCACCTGGGGTGTGCACACGCGATTGCGTCATGAAGTGCAGGACCAGATAAAGAATACGGGTGGTAACTGGAAAACGGTCCCGGTGAACGACCTGCAGATGGAGACACCATCAGGCACGCTGCACTACTCGGCCACGGGCCGCGGGCCGCTGCATGGAGTGGAAGCGCTGCTTCAGGAGTCATTCGGCGAGTTCGAGCGCTTCATGGGTTCCAACACCTTCCTGACGTTCTTTGCCATCGCTTTCCTGCTGGCCAAATGCGTGGATGTCGTGCTGATGAATCTTTTTGGCCGCTTCGCGGCCTTCGCCGACTGGTTCTTCGACTGGTTCGCAATCACCCTGCCGATGACAGTAGCGGCGCAACTGGCCGTGCTGCTCTGGCTGATCGGCAAGAAAATCCCCACCATGATCGACAACGCCTACCGCCACCTCAACAAGGCGGACAACCTGCGCAGCCTGCGTCGCGTGGCCTAG
- a CDS encoding enoyl-CoA hydratase: MNYKNLLHETEGSIALVTLNRPQRRNALSLDLMLEVIDCLDAVGANPEVRAVILAAAGSVFSSGHDLSEMVGRNIAEYRRIFDVCTEMMEKVQSIPQPVIAEVQGVATAAGCQLVATCDLAVAAETAKFATPGVRIGLFCTTPMVALSRAVSRKRALEMLLTGEMIDAVTAAEWGLVNRVVPAGELRSETKKLACRVAEASPLVVGLGKQAFYAQIDLDQPKAYAYAKEVMSMNNMAADAQEGISAFLEKRPACWTGR; the protein is encoded by the coding sequence ATGAACTACAAGAACCTGTTGCACGAGACTGAAGGGTCCATCGCCCTTGTCACGCTCAACCGCCCGCAGCGCCGGAACGCGCTTTCGCTCGACCTGATGCTCGAGGTCATCGACTGCCTGGATGCGGTCGGCGCCAATCCCGAAGTGCGCGCGGTCATCCTGGCCGCGGCCGGCAGTGTGTTCAGCTCCGGCCACGACCTGAGCGAAATGGTGGGCCGCAACATCGCCGAGTACCGCCGCATCTTCGACGTGTGCACCGAGATGATGGAGAAGGTGCAGTCCATCCCGCAGCCGGTCATCGCCGAGGTGCAGGGCGTAGCGACCGCCGCAGGCTGCCAGCTCGTGGCAACCTGCGATCTGGCGGTCGCGGCCGAGACGGCGAAGTTCGCCACGCCCGGCGTACGAATCGGGCTGTTCTGCACCACGCCCATGGTGGCCCTGAGCCGTGCGGTCAGCCGCAAGCGCGCTCTTGAAATGCTGCTGACCGGCGAGATGATCGACGCTGTCACGGCCGCCGAGTGGGGACTGGTGAATCGAGTAGTGCCTGCCGGCGAGTTGCGCAGTGAGACGAAGAAGCTCGCCTGCCGCGTCGCCGAGGCCAGCCCGCTGGTGGTCGGGCTGGGAAAGCAGGCCTTCTACGCGCAGATCGACCTCGACCAGCCCAAAGCCTACGCCTACGCCAAGGAGGTCATGAGCATGAACAACATGGCGGCGGATGCACAGGAAGGCATCTCCGCATTCCTCGAGAAGCGTCCGGCCTGCTGGACAGGCCGGTAG
- a CDS encoding acyl--CoA ligase family protein: MKNVLTPLDFLARSAQVYRDSVAVVEGDRRFTYSEFNQRVHRLASALRRHGVLPGDRVAVLAPNTLAALEPHFGVLLGGALLVMLNIRLQAQELGWILNHCEAKVLIADPQFLPVLDPVRHELRSLSLITDDYEGLLAQGEFPCTEAPPPEEDAEICINYTSGTTGFPKGVVFTHRGAWINAIGEALEYGLSNRSVYLWTVPLFHCNGWCFSWAVTAVGGRHVLLPHVDYAHIVELIRREQVTHMCGAPVVLNALTQHCARHGIRFEHGLKIVTAGAPPSPAVLRAAEEMGAEVAHGYGLTETYGPHTVCAWKPEWDALPLAERAQLKARQGVPYVIAGTNLRVVDDRMNDVPADGKTMGEVLMRGNNVMLGYFKNPEATEEAFRGGWFHSGDIAVVHPDGYIEICDRKKDIVISGGENISSIEVEKVLYEHPAVMECAVIAVPDDKWGEVPQAHVTLKQGHNAAPDELIQFCRARLAHFKCPKKVVFGPLPKTATGKIRKAELRNAAWAGYEKKVKG; this comes from the coding sequence ATGAAGAACGTGTTGACGCCGCTGGACTTCCTGGCGCGCAGCGCGCAGGTGTACCGGGACAGTGTGGCCGTGGTCGAGGGCGACCGGCGTTTCACCTACTCCGAATTCAACCAGCGCGTGCACCGGCTGGCTTCGGCGCTGCGCCGGCACGGGGTCCTGCCCGGCGATCGCGTCGCCGTGCTCGCGCCCAACACGCTTGCCGCGCTCGAGCCCCACTTCGGCGTGCTGCTGGGAGGAGCTTTGCTGGTGATGCTGAACATCCGGCTCCAGGCCCAGGAACTGGGCTGGATCTTGAATCACTGTGAAGCCAAGGTCCTCATCGCCGATCCGCAGTTTCTTCCCGTCCTCGATCCTGTGCGCCATGAACTTCGCAGCCTGTCGTTGATCACCGACGATTACGAGGGGCTGCTCGCTCAGGGGGAGTTCCCGTGCACTGAGGCGCCGCCGCCCGAGGAAGATGCGGAGATCTGCATCAACTACACCAGCGGCACCACCGGATTCCCCAAGGGCGTGGTGTTCACGCACCGCGGCGCCTGGATCAATGCGATCGGCGAAGCACTGGAGTACGGCCTTTCGAACCGTTCCGTCTATCTGTGGACGGTGCCGTTGTTCCATTGCAACGGCTGGTGTTTTTCCTGGGCCGTGACGGCAGTGGGCGGCCGGCACGTTTTGTTACCGCACGTGGATTATGCGCACATCGTGGAGCTCATCCGGCGCGAACAGGTGACACACATGTGCGGCGCTCCGGTAGTGCTCAACGCCCTCACGCAGCACTGTGCACGCCACGGCATCCGCTTCGAGCACGGGTTGAAGATCGTTACCGCGGGTGCGCCGCCTTCACCCGCCGTGCTGCGCGCCGCCGAAGAGATGGGCGCCGAAGTGGCCCACGGCTATGGCCTTACGGAGACCTACGGCCCGCACACGGTTTGCGCCTGGAAGCCGGAGTGGGACGCGCTGCCGCTGGCCGAGCGCGCCCAGCTCAAGGCCCGGCAGGGCGTGCCCTACGTGATCGCAGGCACCAATCTGCGGGTGGTGGACGACCGGATGAACGACGTGCCCGCCGACGGCAAGACCATGGGAGAAGTCCTCATGCGGGGCAACAACGTCATGCTGGGCTACTTCAAGAATCCTGAGGCTACTGAAGAGGCGTTCCGCGGCGGCTGGTTCCATTCCGGCGACATCGCCGTGGTACACCCCGACGGCTACATCGAGATTTGCGATCGCAAGAAGGATATCGTCATCTCCGGCGGGGAGAACATCTCTTCCATCGAGGTGGAAAAGGTGCTCTACGAGCATCCCGCGGTGATGGAATGCGCCGTCATCGCGGTGCCGGATGACAAGTGGGGCGAGGTGCCGCAGGCGCACGTCACCCTGAAACAGGGCCACAACGCAGCCCCGGATGAGCTCATCCAGTTCTGCCGCGCACGGCTGGCGCACTTCAAGTGTCCGAAGAAGGTTGTGTTCGGGCCGCTGCCCAAAACCGCCACCGGCAAGATTCGCAAGGCCGAGCTGCGGAACGCAGCCTGGGCCGGCTACGAGAAGAAGGTGAAAGGATGA
- the dinB gene encoding DNA polymerase IV, producing MRTIFHVDMDAFFVSVEEIFDPSLKGKAVVVGGQRDERGVVSAASYEARKFGVHSAMPLRTAARLCPHAVFVDGHRDRYLAYSQKVKLVLQRFSPQIEMASIDEAYLDMTGTARLHGPPLAAAHALHQAVKAETSLNASIGIGTSRLIAKVASDQAKPNGILYVLPGQEARFLAPLDVRKIPGVGKVMEKSLEALGVRTVADLARLDESVLEERFGKWGLALAGKAQGLDAGGWFDAEVGADTGPKSISHEHTFMVDTGDAEQLEATLAKLTEMVCRRLREQRLYARTVQLKLRYEDFHTITRARTLHRATQLDTEVAAAVRDLFRRNWKRGAKVRLLGVQTSGFAPEEGQIGLLDREQHQRWQKALGAADRLRDKFGEDAVSLGGGLKGAFRERIHDALPTRPEKRGKT from the coding sequence TTGAGGACCATCTTTCACGTCGACATGGACGCTTTCTTCGTGTCCGTGGAGGAGATTTTCGACCCTTCGCTCAAGGGCAAGGCGGTGGTCGTGGGCGGGCAGCGGGACGAGCGCGGCGTGGTCTCCGCCGCCTCCTACGAGGCGCGCAAGTTCGGCGTGCACTCGGCCATGCCGCTGCGCACCGCAGCCAGGCTCTGTCCGCATGCCGTCTTCGTGGACGGACACCGCGACCGCTACCTCGCGTACTCGCAAAAAGTGAAGCTCGTATTGCAGCGCTTCTCGCCGCAGATCGAGATGGCCTCCATCGACGAGGCCTATCTCGACATGACCGGTACAGCGCGCCTGCACGGGCCGCCGTTGGCCGCCGCCCACGCGCTGCATCAGGCCGTGAAGGCGGAGACGAGCCTGAACGCCTCCATCGGCATCGGGACCTCACGGCTCATCGCCAAAGTAGCTTCGGACCAGGCCAAGCCGAACGGCATCCTCTACGTCCTGCCCGGGCAGGAGGCGAGGTTCCTGGCGCCGCTGGACGTGCGCAAAATTCCCGGTGTGGGCAAGGTCATGGAGAAAAGCCTGGAGGCGCTGGGTGTGCGGACCGTCGCCGATTTGGCGCGTCTGGATGAATCTGTTCTCGAGGAGCGCTTCGGCAAGTGGGGTCTCGCCCTCGCGGGCAAGGCGCAGGGTCTTGACGCCGGCGGATGGTTCGACGCGGAAGTGGGCGCGGACACCGGCCCCAAGTCCATCAGCCACGAGCATACTTTCATGGTGGATACCGGCGACGCGGAACAGCTCGAGGCCACACTCGCCAAGTTGACAGAGATGGTCTGTCGGCGCTTGCGGGAGCAGAGACTGTATGCCCGTACGGTGCAACTCAAGCTGCGCTACGAGGACTTCCACACCATCACCCGCGCCCGCACGCTCCACCGAGCCACGCAACTGGACACCGAAGTCGCCGCCGCGGTCCGCGATCTCTTCCGGCGCAACTGGAAGCGCGGCGCCAAAGTGCGCCTGCTGGGTGTGCAGACTTCGGGCTTCGCGCCGGAGGAGGGACAGATCGGCCTGCTCGACCGCGAGCAGCACCAGCGCTGGCAGAAAGCTCTGGGCGCCGCCGATCGCCTGCGCGACAAGTTCGGCGAAGACGCCGTCTCGCTGGGCGGCGGGCTGAAGGGCGCCTTCCGCGAGCGCATTCACGACGCCCTGCCCACGCGCCCGGAAAAGCGCGGCAAAACCTGA
- a CDS encoding acetamidase/formamidase family protein: MRTRVLLALLLLNGTAVIAADAGAPAESRVVRYEAKENELKFVYGVALPVARLRSGDVLETNTFDALGNSVNKPGDQPDPSKGPNPLTGPFYVEGAEPGDALAVRILSVEVDRDQGIGEMGPGFGALNTSFYTPMLNPDLPARIYFYPIDRKSGMATFRAQDSDFAVQIPMHPFLGCIGVAPPMGEARASITPGEWGGNMDAPEISAGHTLYLPVNVAGALLYVGDGHAAQGDGEVAGTGIEIPMRVRLQVEVIKGRRLKWPRLENDGSIMAVGAYRPLDDALRIAFTELIDWIHADYGLSRLDAYELLSKVAQIRLSEMVDPNYVVIAKIPKKYLPAKKK, from the coding sequence ATGAGAACCCGCGTTCTGCTCGCTCTTCTTCTCCTCAACGGCACGGCGGTGATTGCGGCCGACGCCGGCGCACCGGCTGAGTCCAGAGTGGTCCGCTACGAAGCGAAGGAAAACGAGCTGAAGTTCGTGTATGGCGTGGCTCTACCAGTGGCACGCCTGCGTTCCGGCGACGTCCTTGAGACCAACACCTTTGACGCTCTCGGAAACTCAGTGAACAAACCGGGCGACCAACCCGATCCTTCCAAGGGGCCGAATCCGCTGACAGGGCCGTTCTACGTGGAGGGAGCCGAGCCCGGCGATGCCCTCGCCGTCCGCATCCTGAGCGTGGAGGTGGACCGCGACCAGGGCATCGGTGAAATGGGGCCTGGGTTCGGCGCGCTCAATACGAGTTTCTACACGCCCATGCTGAATCCCGATCTGCCGGCGCGCATCTACTTTTATCCCATCGACCGGAAGTCGGGCATGGCCACGTTCCGGGCGCAGGATTCCGACTTCGCGGTGCAGATTCCCATGCATCCGTTCCTGGGATGCATCGGCGTGGCGCCACCGATGGGCGAGGCCCGCGCGTCGATCACCCCCGGCGAGTGGGGCGGCAACATGGACGCGCCGGAGATCAGCGCCGGCCACACCCTGTACCTTCCGGTCAATGTTGCGGGCGCCCTGCTGTACGTGGGCGACGGCCATGCCGCGCAGGGCGACGGCGAGGTTGCCGGCACCGGGATCGAAATCCCCATGCGCGTGCGCCTGCAAGTGGAGGTGATCAAAGGCCGGCGGCTGAAGTGGCCACGCCTGGAAAACGACGGGTCGATCATGGCTGTAGGCGCCTACCGGCCGCTGGATGACGCGTTGCGCATCGCCTTCACCGAGCTTATCGACTGGATTCACGCCGACTACGGCCTCTCGCGGCTCGATGCCTACGAGCTGCTCTCCAAGGTGGCGCAGATCCGCCTGTCCGAAATGGTCGATCCCAACTACGTCGTGATCGCGAAGATCCCGAAGAAGTACCTGCCGGCGAAAAAGAAGTAG
- a CDS encoding mechanosensitive ion channel domain-containing protein has product MKTVETRFLLYAVVLIVLLMLYGAAIPVMLPGVARMLGGNVIEYLNRSLFAIGPLHVTPLFLAKCLLFLLALTVASRMLSRFLQHRVLPHISMEPGQRYALARFSSYMFFLLGLAIGLQSLGVDLSSLVVLAGALGVGVGLGLQNVVSNFVSGLILLIERPVKVGDRIEVENTFGEVVRIAGRSTWVRTNDNVVIIIPNSEFIAGRVINWTANDRQVRFSVPVGVAYGSDPEQVRRALLEVAQQNPDVLRDPEPDVIFTEFGESALHFQLRVFTTSKVSTPPTFRSDLYFAIFRAFAEKGIHIPFPQRDLHLRSAVPVVVTGNATLSA; this is encoded by the coding sequence ATGAAAACCGTCGAGACCCGTTTTCTGCTCTACGCGGTTGTGTTGATCGTGCTGCTCATGCTGTACGGAGCGGCCATTCCCGTGATGCTGCCGGGCGTCGCGCGCATGCTGGGCGGCAACGTGATCGAATACCTGAACCGATCGCTGTTCGCCATCGGCCCACTCCATGTAACGCCCCTGTTCCTGGCCAAGTGCCTGCTGTTCCTGCTGGCCCTGACCGTGGCCTCACGCATGCTCAGCCGTTTCCTGCAGCATCGTGTGCTGCCGCACATTTCGATGGAGCCGGGACAGCGGTACGCCCTGGCCCGCTTCAGCTCCTACATGTTCTTTCTCTTGGGGCTGGCCATCGGATTGCAGTCTCTGGGTGTGGACTTGAGCAGCCTGGTGGTGCTGGCCGGAGCGCTGGGCGTGGGCGTCGGACTCGGCCTGCAGAATGTCGTTTCCAATTTCGTTTCCGGGCTCATCCTGCTCATCGAGCGCCCGGTGAAGGTGGGCGACCGCATCGAGGTCGAAAACACCTTCGGCGAAGTGGTTCGTATCGCCGGGCGCAGCACCTGGGTCCGCACCAACGACAACGTGGTCATCATCATCCCCAACTCGGAGTTCATCGCCGGGCGGGTGATTAACTGGACGGCCAACGACCGCCAGGTGCGCTTCTCCGTGCCGGTGGGTGTGGCGTACGGCAGCGATCCGGAGCAGGTGCGCCGCGCCCTGCTCGAGGTGGCGCAGCAGAACCCCGACGTGCTCCGCGACCCGGAGCCCGACGTCATCTTCACGGAGTTTGGCGAGAGCGCCTTGCACTTCCAGCTTCGCGTTTTCACCACCAGCAAGGTGAGCACGCCGCCCACGTTCCGGAGCGACCTGTACTTCGCCATCTTTCGGGCCTTCGCGGAAAAGGGCATTCACATCCCGTTCCCGCAGCGCGACCTGCACCTCCGCTCGGCGGTGCCCGTCGTGGTGACAGGTAACGCTACCCTTTCCGCCTAG
- a CDS encoding DUF962 domain-containing protein translates to MAPRTSEEWIAQYASSHTHPVNRFCHTIGIPMIVVSLLVLAGEWFMSGLWKLAVALFVVGWIFQFVGHAFEGKPPEFFKDPRFLFVGVRWWLAKLRGKA, encoded by the coding sequence ATGGCTCCTCGCACCAGCGAAGAATGGATCGCGCAGTACGCCAGCAGCCACACCCATCCCGTGAACCGGTTCTGCCACACCATCGGGATTCCCATGATCGTGGTCTCGCTGTTGGTGCTGGCTGGGGAGTGGTTCATGTCCGGACTCTGGAAGCTCGCCGTTGCGCTGTTCGTGGTCGGCTGGATCTTCCAGTTCGTCGGCCATGCCTTTGAGGGCAAGCCGCCTGAGTTCTTCAAGGACCCGCGTTTCCTGTTCGTAGGGGTGCGCTGGTGGCTCGCCAAGTTGCGTGGCAAAGCGTAA
- a CDS encoding NAD-dependent deacylase: MTTLPIRDDDRLFVLTGAGVSAESGLPTFRGADGLWRGHRVEEVASPAAWHRDPQMVWEFYSWRREVHRAVRPNPGHVALARLEQRLGERLFLCTQNVDSLHEQAGSKRVVHMHGRLLESRCDRCTRPPAEDARSYASLAEVPRCPCGGLWRPNIVWFGETPFHLDSILDALGRASLFLAVGTSGAVYPAASFAQAARQAGACTIYIGPEEPLNRHAFDECVLGESGKVLPELFPHD, from the coding sequence ATGACGACGCTTCCTATCCGCGATGACGACCGGCTTTTCGTGCTGACCGGCGCCGGGGTGAGCGCGGAGAGCGGACTGCCGACGTTCCGTGGCGCCGACGGCTTGTGGCGAGGTCATCGGGTGGAAGAGGTGGCGTCGCCCGCGGCCTGGCATCGCGATCCGCAGATGGTCTGGGAATTCTACTCGTGGCGGCGAGAGGTGCATCGCGCGGTGCGTCCCAATCCCGGCCACGTGGCGCTGGCGCGCCTGGAGCAGCGGCTGGGGGAGCGCCTGTTCCTGTGCACGCAGAATGTGGACAGCCTGCACGAACAAGCAGGCTCGAAGCGTGTGGTTCACATGCATGGCCGGCTGCTGGAGAGCCGGTGCGACCGGTGCACACGACCCCCGGCCGAGGATGCGCGCAGCTACGCATCGCTTGCGGAGGTGCCGCGCTGCCCGTGCGGCGGCCTGTGGCGGCCCAACATCGTGTGGTTCGGAGAGACGCCGTTTCATCTGGACAGCATCCTGGATGCGCTCGGGCGCGCGAGCCTGTTCCTGGCGGTGGGGACTTCGGGAGCGGTCTATCCCGCGGCGAGCTTCGCGCAAGCGGCCCGCCAGGCTGGCGCCTGCACGATTTACATCGGCCCGGAAGAACCGCTCAACCGCCACGCGTTCGATGAATGCGTGTTGGGAGAATCAGGAAAGGTGCTGCCGGAGTTGTTCCCGCACGACTGA